The sequence GGTACAAGCTCATCATTCTGCTCCTCCATAACACATGTCATTTAACCAAACCTTTATAATTTTCGCTTTTTTGCGTTCATACGGATACCCCAGTGCATTATTCACAAAAGTACAGCCATCTTTCTCGTAAGCACCATAATAAGGATGACAATGTCCAAAGCACCATGTCTTCCCGTGTAACCGGGGTAACCATGCTGCACCATCAAAGAAATAGAAGCTTTGTATAATATCCTCCTGATGTTTCAGCGGAAGTTGACTCCAGTCTGGTCCCATATGAGTGACAATAACATCGCTTTTATCGATAATGGGGTCAAGAAGCTCCCACTCCTGCTGGAAATCAGGTGTTTCCGTAATATAATTTATATCGTTCATTCTTGTCCGCCATACCTCATGAATCCATTTGAACTTCTTCTTCAGTACTTGTATGCCATAGCTATAGTCGTACCACATCCCGGTGCCACCGAATGTAATTCCATCGATCTGTAAGGTCTGCCCTTCAAGCACATAAACACTGGGTATTTCTGCTGCCAAATCTTTCATATGGAGCCAACGTAACTGCGAAGAGTTCTGATACAATGCCTTTTGACTATTAGAGATTAAGTATAGATCATGATTTCCCCGGACGAAAATGATATGATGATAGTATTCTTTTAAAACTCCCAGCATTAGTGCATTCTGTTTATTGTAATGACCCAGATCACCGGCAATAACAAGTGTGCTGGAAGGATCATCAGGAAGAATGCCCTTTACAAACCGGTTAATACGCCACTCTAACCGGTGCACATTGGTATTACTCACATAAAAGTCCAAATGGACATCCGAAATCAGATCAAATGTTTTACCTCCCGGTATCATGATATCGCCTCCGAAACTCGTTATTATTGCTAATTAATTGGGCTAAAGTAACAGGAAAGAAAAAGTTAATATCCACACCTGCATTTAACATTCTCTCTTCCTCCAGATACTGTTGAACACCGGGCTTTGCGTGCTATTATGGATGTGCCCAAATATATGAATACTGCCTTGATAATATCTCGCCCATTCCCCAATAGGATAATGAAAGAGAATAATATGCTTATCCTCGTCGTTAGTTTCAAGATATGTACTCACACTCTCAAAGTATTTCTCCACATCCACTTTTTGGGTCCATTGCTCATGGTTACCTCGTATTAAGTGCTTTCTCCCTTTAAGCTGGTCTAAATAATAGCCTGGAGTGTTACTGCTTCTAAAAAGAAAATCGCCGATAATATACACCTGATCTTCTGATTCCACCACACTATTCCAGTTACAGATCAGTGATTGGTCCATCTCTTCAATGGAAGCAAATGGACGATTGCTATGCTTAATAACATTCTCGTGCCCGAAATGAGGGTCCGCTATATAAAATTTACGCATTACCATCTGCCCCTCTCATATGAAAACACTACCACTATATCCTATAAAGTAATTAGTTTGGGTTCTTCGGCCGGTTGATCTATTGTAAGCGGATATTTATATGACTCTCCAAATCTGTCATAGTTCGTTCTAATGATAGTTCTCTTCTGTTTACGTACTAATCTATATACTCTACCTTCGATGACATAGTCCCGTCCTGCCTCCGGTTTGAGAAATGAGCATGCATAAATAGTATTTTTATTTAATGAATAACCTTTAGAATTATACCCCTTTGCGATTGATGAGAGTGAAATACTCCTATTCATAACCAGCACTCCCTTCTGCATCATCCCAGCTAAACATGCCACGATAAAATCCTTATTTCCGCCTTTAATCCCAGATTTGACGATTACTTTATCCCGATTTTGCATCCACCACCGCTTATTCTCTGTCGCAATATGTGACTGGTCCTTTTTCAAGAAATTAGCCTGTACGGAGCTTAACACAATAGATAATGATTGTACTTCCTCATTTCCGAATAAATTACTAAATCTGATCCCTTTAATATGTTCCATGTCCATAAATACAATTGTTTCTGTTGTCATGATAATAACCTCTCCTCTTCACTTTATTGTGATTGTTGCTGGCTAAGTCCGATTCATAAACACAGTATACAGACCCGCAACCTACTCTTGGGAAGAGGGTTTTTGAAATAATTCACAAGAAATTTATCAGCAATGCTGAATACAAAAAGGCGACAGCCTTCCGGATTACTGCGGGAGTGAATCGCCTTAATCATTACTACTAGAAGTTTTATTTTTTGCCGTTTCGTGTTCTGCCTGCCCCGCTTTCTAACTGTTCAGGCTGATTCTTCAAAAGAACAGGTGGCGGCTGTAAGCCAAACTTCTCTTCAGCCACTTTTTTAATTTCTTCAATTGGAATGCTGGAGAGTGAATATTCAAAATCCTTGTCAGACAAATACTCATTCAGTAAGTAAACTGAGCAAGATTTAATTTTTATGTAGTTTTTTTCAAGGTATGTATTATAAATTTTATTATATGCTTCAGCGGAAAGCCCTTGACGAAGATCATTAATATATGCTTCAAATGCTTCTCCACTAAGAGTTCCTTCCAATACAGCTTTTTTCTTATAATCGTTCAAAATCTCACTGTTATTACCCAGTACCATCGACAGTACATGGTCATTACATTGATCCAGAAATAATGTTGCTAATAACTCCTCGTCATATAGCAGAGTGCTCATGTTCCCCGCCGGATAGGTCTGATTTAATGATTTCTCCATTAATATTTGGAAATAGGCGAGATTTTCCGACTTGAATTTTCCCTTTATAAACTCCGGATATACTTTTTGTGAGTCAGCAAAGCTGTGAAAGCCTAATACGTTCATCTCCTCTATTTGCTTATCCACAATAGTGCTCAATTGTTCTATTCGCTTATTAACCTCACTATTAAAACGTTTCAATAGACCATAAGCCATATCACTCAAAAATATATCATTATCCTTGTACATCTCATTAACAAACTTATCAATAATATCATTGAGACCTAACTCCGCAAGTAAATAAAAGCTGTTATATTGCTCATATAACTCCAGCCAGTTCACCTGTTCAAACCACTTTTTTCCATACCGTTCCCTTTCAGTTTCCAAGCGTTTAATGATTACGTTTTTCCGGTGATCATAATACTTATCAATTTCCAAGTGGAATAGTTTAGACCAACTCTCGTTACTTTCAGCATTTATATATTGTTTTTTTGGCTTCAGAAACACCTAATATATCTCTTACCCGCGCATCCTTTATTCCCAAAAAATCCTTCAACAGACGCACCTTAGCGATAATTCGCGCTTCTTTTTCACCAAATAATATTTTTCCGGATTCATTTTTGTTTACCTTAAAGTATTTAGCTTTCTCTACATATTCTCTATCAATTCCTTGTCTAGTAATATCTACCCCGTATCTCATTAAAAATTTCGCAAGCTGCTCCGAGCTCATTCCTTCATTTTCTATGTGTTTTTCCACACCATTCATCCTTTCTCAAAGTGCATTGGAAATATTCCAACATGCTCATTTCATATTTTTATTCTACTAGAATGTAACCTGGTTACCGCAACTCTTTCATACTTAATTTATGAAATTGACGCAAAAAGCCCAAGCTTGTCCCACTTGAGCTTTCCCATCCACTTAAATCTATTTATTGTTCTTTAACAGTACAAACTGATTTTGCCTACCCATCTTTTTAAGCACTAACTGTTCCGAAAATATAACGATTTTACGCTGGAGTTTGTTCACAACGTCTTCACTATATGGGCGACTAATCTCAAGTTATGTTCAATCAGCAAATTCCGGGCCTTAGCATCCCCCTCAGCCATCATCCCTAAGTATTTGCTTTCCTCCTGCTCCGTGAGCGGCTGTGGAAAAGCATTATTCCTTACGTAAGATACCAGCAGCGTCAGTTCTTTGATCAGCAGCGCAATCGTGCTTATAATTCCTGGCAACTTGGCGACACCTCCCGCACATGTACAATGAAACCGGCCGTTTGCTTTACGGGTTCATGGTCATTTTATTGTATGTGGGCAGGAGCCTATAAGTGCCTGTACGGGGAAATTGTACGAGGCATAAACGAAGAATACTGTATTAATCATCTTCTACTACATCTATGTAAATCCCACCCCCTTTATAAACCCAAAGGATGGACCCATCTGACATCGCTATCCTTAAGCTTCGGAATCCAACCGTTTGGAGGCGCTTGATCTGAGACGATAATATGCACATCGTGTAGATCAACAATTTTGGCTAATGTTCGTTTAGCGATTTTTGACTCATCCGCAACTACTATCACGGTCTCTGAACAACGAATTAATTCCCTTGTGAGTACTGCTTGCTCGTAGTCGTAGCTTGTAATCCCATACTCTAAGGAAACACCATCAACAGAAATAAAGGCTTTATTGACATAGAAATCTTCCATAATTTTCTCAGCAATTGGACCCGATACCCGCAGATGTTTCACGTTGACTTCCCCGCCTATCAAAATAATCTTACCGTCGAAGGACCCGCGTTTTTTATGTTCGATAAGTAACATAAGCGCGGGGATAGAGTTGGTCAAT comes from Paenibacillus sp. 19GGS1-52 and encodes:
- a CDS encoding metallophosphoesterase, producing the protein MIPGGKTFDLISDVHLDFYVSNTNVHRLEWRINRFVKGILPDDPSSTLVIAGDLGHYNKQNALMLGVLKEYYHHIIFVRGNHDLYLISNSQKALYQNSSQLRWLHMKDLAAEIPSVYVLEGQTLQIDGITFGGTGMWYDYSYGIQVLKKKFKWIHEVWRTRMNDINYITETPDFQQEWELLDPIIDKSDVIVTHMGPDWSQLPLKHQEDIIQSFYFFDGAAWLPRLHGKTWCFGHCHPYYGAYEKDGCTFVNNALGYPYERKKAKIIKVWLNDMCYGGAE
- a CDS encoding metallophosphoesterase; this encodes MRKFYIADPHFGHENVIKHSNRPFASIEEMDQSLICNWNSVVESEDQVYIIGDFLFRSSNTPGYYLDQLKGRKHLIRGNHEQWTQKVDVEKYFESVSTYLETNDEDKHIILFHYPIGEWARYYQGSIHIFGHIHNSTQSPVFNSIWRKREC
- a CDS encoding DeoR/GlpR family DNA-binding transcription regulator produces the protein MSLAGEDRKISIMTLLNEKGKVIARELALLFEVTTETIRRDLDELEKENKLKKIYGGAVKFKVEIEPPLYERELINAEAKSKIGSLAAELIDDNDVIIVDEGSTALQIIHFLEGKHNITILTNSIPALMLLIEHKKRGSFDGKIILIGGEVNVKHLRVSGPIAEKIMEDFYVNKAFISVDGVSLEYGITSYDYEQAVLTRELIRCSETVIVVADESKIAKRTLAKIVDLHDVHIIVSDQAPPNGWIPKLKDSDVRWVHPLGL